The Nitrospirota bacterium genome includes the window CGGAAGGGGAACCTTTGAGCCGGCACGGGTGCGCGCGAAGACCTTTGCCGCGGCCTCCCGCAGCTGTCCGGGGTCTCTGAGGGGTTTGGTTATATAATCGACCGCCCCCTGCTTCATGGCCGTTACCGCCGTATCCACTGTCGCAAAGGCGGTGATCATGACAAACTCTGCGGCGCTCTTCCTCCGCACCTCCTCCATGAACCGCAGCCCGTCCATTTTGGGCATTTTCAAATCCGTGATGACGAGATGGGGAGAGAAGGCGTCGATGTCCTTCAAGGCTGCCTCGGCATCGGACATGCCCTTTACCGTATAGCCTTCATCCTGCAGGATCCTGGTAAGGAGCAGTACGAATGACGTTTCGTCATCGACAACGAGTATTCTGAAGTCCGCTTTCTTCATATCGTTTCCTTGCGCCGCCCTTTATAGCAAAAAACGACGCACAGCCTTATTATATAAAATTCTTCGGCAGTGTTATGGTGAAGGTCGTCCCCGCGCCGGGCTCGCTCTCGATGGCGACCGTCCCTCCCATGGCCCCCACCAACTTATCGACGATAGCGAGCCCGAGCCCCGTGCCTCTCGTTTTTGTCGTATAGAAGGGGGAGAGCGCCTTGGCAGCGGTCTCGCTGTCCATACCGCACCCGCTGTCCCGGACTATGATGGCCAGGGTAGTGCCGCGGTCTTCGGCCTCGAGTGCAACGGCGCCGTTGCACTCCGCCGCTTCGAGCGCGTTATGGAGCAGGTTCAGCAGCACCTGCTTCAGCTTGTCCCTGTCCGCCCTGACGAGCAGTCCGGCGGGGATATTCTGGTGAAGAGCGCACGCAGCCGTTTCAGGCAGGGCTCTCCCGAGCGCCTGCATCGCCTCTTCCCCGAGCGCTCCCAGGTCGAGCTCCTGCGGCCGCAGCTCTACCGGCCGCGCATAGAGGAGCAGGTCCTCGGTAAGACGCTCGAGCCGTTCGGCCTCTGCAACGATGATATCCAGAGAGGCGTCGTTGTCGCCGCGGTCCGGCGAGCCGGTCTTCTCCTGCTGCTCTCTCAGGTACTGGGCAAAGCCCTTGATGCTGCCGAGGGGGTTGCGGATCTCATGGGCAAGCACCGAGGCCATCTCCCCGATGACGGCGAGCCGTTCCTTCTCCGCCATTGCCATCTTCAGCTCTTCGGAGCGCCGCGCGGCCTGCATGAAAAAGATCCCGACGCCCCAGAGCATGACGATGATCGCGGCGATGCTCAGCAGATGGTACCGGGCCTGGCGCACCATCTCTTCGACGGGGAAGGTATGCAGTGCTACCCTGAGGAGGCTCGCCCCGGGTCCGCTGTGCAGAGGATAGTTCATCACGAACACCCGCTCGCCGGTCCCGAGGGTAAGATAGCGGTA containing:
- a CDS encoding ATP-binding protein; the encoded protein is MRREGERSMALAPRTQLSRHRLSFIIILVAATAITVASTAVHYRRSLAAAEDALRFQALGIAASLEALLGEPPAVTQGGGPAPFVQRTIFRDIIAGGKWEGIAYIALYGEDGAILLHSNENLVGRRVEDRELQEAAAADQPVYRYLTLGTGERVFVMNYPLHSGPGASLLRVALHTFPVEEMVRQARYHLLSIAAIIVMLWGVGIFFMQAARRSEELKMAMAEKERLAVIGEMASVLAHEIRNPLGSIKGFAQYLREQQEKTGSPDRGDNDASLDIIVAEAERLERLTEDLLLYARPVELRPQELDLGALGEEAMQALGRALPETAACALHQNIPAGLLVRADRDKLKQVLLNLLHNALEAAECNGAVALEAEDRGTTLAIIVRDSGCGMDSETAAKALSPFYTTKTRGTGLGLAIVDKLVGAMGGTVAIESEPGAGTTFTITLPKNFI